From Arctopsyche grandis isolate Sample6627 chromosome 12, ASM5162203v2, whole genome shotgun sequence, one genomic window encodes:
- the LOC143920182 gene encoding centromere protein X-like produces the protein MEPAAAEKLATTVKSKIRLETTREILKMSFKDAKTKLPEESLILINEVLRSLVLEAALRAAKQTMRDHRTAVELEQIEKILPQLMLDFP, from the exons ATGGAGCCTGCTGCCGCCGAAAAGCTTGCTACAACAGTAAAATCCAAAATAAGACTG GAAACGACCAGAGAAATCTTAAAAATGTCATTCAAAGATGCAAAAACAAAATTACCAGAAGAGTCGTTGATCTTAATTAATGAAGTTTTAAGATCGTTAGTTTTGGAAGCAGCATTGAGAGCTGCAAAACAAACCATGCGAGATCACCGCACAGCTGTCGAGCTcgaacaaattgaaaaaatattaccaCAATTG atgTTGGATTTTCCATGA